A window from Peromyscus eremicus chromosome 1, PerEre_H2_v1, whole genome shotgun sequence encodes these proteins:
- the LOC131898230 gene encoding mitochondrial coenzyme A diphosphatase NUDT8 yields MLPDCLSAEGERRCRQLLAGTTARLRSRPAAAAVLVPLCLVRGVPALLYTLRSRRLVGKHKGEVSFPGGKCDPDDQDVIHTALRETQEELGLEVPKEHVWGVLQPVYDRGKATVVPVLANVGPLDLQSLRPNPEEVDEVFELSLAHLLQTQNQGYTHFCQGGHFRYTMPVFLHGPHRVWGLTAVITEFTLKLLAPGIYQPCLAVPELPRS; encoded by the exons ATGCTGCCTGATTGCTTGTCCGCCGAGGGCGAGCGGCGCTGCCGGCAGCTGCTAGCGGGGACCACTGCCCGGCTGCGCTCGCGGCCTGCGGCGGCCGCGGTGCTCGTGCCGCTGTGCCTGGTGCGCGGTGTCCCGGCGCTGCTCTACACGCTGCGCTCCAGACGCCTGGTCGGAAAGCACAAGGGGGAAGTCAG TTTCCCAGGTGGTAAATGTGATCCCGACGACCAAGATGTAATACATACGGCCCTTCGGGAGACCCAAGAAGAGCTGGGCCTAGAGGTGCCCAAGGAGCACGTGTGGGGTGTCCTGCAGCCTGTGTATGACCGG GGAAAGGCCACCGTAGTCCCTGTGCTTGCCAACGTGGGCCCACTGGATCTACAGAGCCTCAGGCCCAACCCTGAGGAG GTGGATGAGGTATTTGAGCTGTCTCTGGCCCATCTGCTGCAGACCCAGAATCAGGGGTATACCCACTTCTGCCAGGGTGGCCACTTCCGCTACACAATGCCTGTCTTCTTGCATGGACCACACCGTGTCTGGGGCCTCACAGCTGTCATCACTGAGTTCACCCTGAAGttgctggcccctggcatctaccagccctgcctagctGTCCCCGAGCTGCCTAGGAGTTGA
- the LOC131898242 gene encoding T-box transcription factor TBX10-like, which translates to MSFPSGSCTMPTEGQAMVEPTGQGPKNPRVSGVMVQLEMKPLWEEFNQLGTEMIVTKAGRRMFPTFQVKILGMDTLADYALLMDFIPLDDKRYRYAFHSSAWLVAGKADPATPGRVHFHPDSPAKGAQWMRQIVSFDKLKLTNNLMDDNGHIILNSMHRYQPRFHVVFVDPRKDSARYAQENFKSFVFTETQFTAVTAYQNHRITQLKIASNPFAKGFRESDADSWPVSPKPLFSISARSRSSLGPCLLKGSAEREKEASKVSASNSRTPTQPHHQLLPAPEVLLAPATYRPLPYQDLYPGGPGHVGIPRARLAPYPLPNIGTDGDQEDPTLPARLGLLPSSALCLGPSQDSQ; encoded by the exons ATGTCCTTCCCATCAGGTTCCTGCACCATGCCCACAGAAGGCCAAGCTATGGTGGAGCCCACTGGGCAGGGCCCCAAGAACCCACGTGTGTCCGGTGTGATGGTACAGTTGGAGATGAAGCCACTATGGGAAGAATTCAACCAGCTGGGCACGGAAATGATTGTCACCAAAGCGGGCAG GAGGATGTTCCCCACCTTCCAGGTGAAGATCTTGGGCATGGACACATTGGCTGACTATGCTCTGCTCATGGACTTCATCCCGCTGGATGACAAGAGATACAG GTATGCCTTCCACAGTTCTGCCTGGCTGGTGGCTGGCAAGGCTGACCCCGCCACACCTGGCAGAGTGCACTTCCACCCTGACTCGCCAGCCAAGGGTGCCCAGTGGATGCGTCAGATCGTGTCCTTCGACAAACTCAAGCTGACCAACAACCTGATGGACGACAACGGCCAT ATCATTCTCAACTCCATGCACCGTTACCAGCCCCGTTTCCATGTGGTCTTCGTGGACCCACGCAAGGACAGCGCCCGCTATGCCCAGGAAAACTTCAAGTCCTTTGTTTTCACGGAGACCCAGTTCACAGCTGTGACAGCCTATCAGAACCACCGG ATCACACAGCTGAAAATTGCCAGCAACCCCTTTGCCAAAGGCTTCAGAGAGAGTGACGCGGACTCATG GCCTGTGTCCCCAAAGCCACTGTTCAGCATCTCAGCCCGGAGTCGTAGCAGTCTCGGTCCTTGCCTGCTTAAGGGTTCTGCAGAACGAGAGAAAG AAGCCAGTAAAGTTTCAGCTTCCAACTCCAGGACCCCTACCCAGCCGCACCATCAGCTGCTGCCTGCCCCAGAGGTCCTGCTGGCTCCTGCCACCTACAGGCCCCTCCCTTACCAGGACCTGTACCCTGGAGGCCCTGGCCACGTTGGAATCCCAAGGGCTCGGCTGGCACCGTACCCTCTCCCCAACATCGGCACTGATGGAGATCAGGAGGACCCAACCCTCCCAGCCAGACTGGGgctcctgccctcctctgccttGTGCTTGGGGCCTAGCCAGGACTCCCAGTGA
- the LOC131898211 gene encoding NADH dehydrogenase [ubiquinone] flavoprotein 1, mitochondrial, producing MLAARQLLGGSLPVRVSVRFSSGTTAPKKTSFGSLKDEDRIFTNLYGRHDWRLKGAQSRGDWYKTKEILLKGPDWILGEIKTSGLRGRGGAGFPTGLKWSFMNKPSDGRPKYLVVNADEGEPGTCKDREIMRHDPHKLVEGCLVGGRAMGARAAYIYIRGEFYNEASNLQVAIREAYEAGLIGKNACGSDYDFDVFVVRGAGAYICGEETALIESIEGKQGKPRLKPPFPADVGVFGCPTTVANVETVAVSPTICRRGGTWFAGFGRERNSGTKLFNISGHVNHPCTVEEEMSVPLKELIEKHAGGVTGGWDNLLAVIPGGSSTPLIPKSVCETVLMDFDALVQAQTGLGTAAVIVMDRSTDIVKAIARLIEFYKHESCGQCTPCREGVDWMNKVMARFVKGDARPAEIDSLWEISKQIEGHTICALGDGAAWPVQGLIRHFRPELEERMQRFAQQHQARQSAS from the exons ACAGCACCCAAGAAAACCTCATTTGGCTCGCTGAAGGATGAAGACCGGATCTTCACCAACCTGTATGGCCGCCATGACTGGAG GCTGAAAGGTGCCCAGAGTCGGGGTGACTGGTACAAGACAAAGGAGATCCTGCTGAAAGGGCCTGACTGGATCTTGGGTGAGATCAAGACATCCGGCTTACGGGGCCGCGGCGGTGCTGGTTTCCCCACTGGCCTCAAGTGGAGCTTCATGAATAAGCCCTCAGACGGCAG GCCCAAGTATCTGGTGGTGAATGCTGACGAGGGGGAGCCAGGAACCTGTAAGGACCGAGAGATCATGCGCCATGACCCTCATAAGCTGGTGGAGGGCTGCCTGGTTGGAGGCCGGGCCATGGGCGCCCGGGCTGCCTACATCTACATCCGAGGGGAATTCTACAATGAGGCCTCCAATCTGCAG GTAGCTATCCGAGAGGCCTATGAAGCAGGTCTGATTGGCAAGAATGCCTGTGGCTCTGACTATGATTTTGACGTGTTCGTGGTGCGCGGGGCTGGGGCCTACATCTGTGGAGAGGAGACGGCGCTCATTGAGTCCATTGAGGGCAAGCAGGGAAAGCCACGCCTGAAGCCACCCTTCCCAGCAGATGTGG GAGTGTTTGGGTGCCCCACAACTGTGGCCAACGTGGAGACAGTGGCTGTGTCCCCCACCATCTGCCGTCGTGGGGGCACCTGGTTTGCTGGCTTTGGCCGAGAACGCAACTCGGGGACCAAACTGTTCAACATTTCTGGCCATGTCAACCACCCCTGCACTGTGGAGGAGGAGATGTCCGTGCCACTGAAGGAGCTGATTGAGAAGCATGCTG GTGGTGTCACAGGTGGCTGGGACAACCTCCTTGCTGTGATTCCTGGTGGCTCATCCACTCCACTGATCCCCAAGTCTGTGTGTGAGACGGTACTGATGGACTTTGATGCACTGGTGCAGGCCCAGACAGGCCTGGGCACAGCTGCAGTGATCGTCATGGATCGTTCG ACAGACATTGTGAAAGCCATCGCTCGTCTCATTGAGTTCTACAAGCATGAGAGCTGTGGCCAGTGTACCCCATGCCGTGAGG GTGTCGACTGGATGAACAAAGTGATGGCCCGCTTTGTGAAGGGGGATGCCCGGCCAGCTGAGATCGACTCCCTCTGGGAGATCAGCAAGCAGATAGAGGGCCACACCATTTGCGCCCTGGGTGATGGGGCCGCCTGGCCAGTACAG GGTCTGATCCGACACTTCCGGCCAGAGCTTGAGGAGCGGATGCAACGGTTCGCACAGCAGCACCAGGCCAGGCAGTCAGCCTCCTGA
- the LOC131898251 gene encoding N-acyl-aromatic-L-amino acid amidohydrolase (carboxylate-forming)-like, producing the protein MCSLPVPREPLRRVAVTGGTHGNEMCGVHLVRQWLQAPGELQRPSFSAMPVLANPAATAACRRYMDRDLNRIFTLTFLNSTATPDDSYEVTRARELNELLGPKGTDQAFDFILDLHNTTANTGVCLVSEASHNPFNLHLYHYLQLQNPGLPCHLLQYDPPGMETYSLESVSKNGICLEMGPQPQGVLRADLFLRMRALVASILDFIELYNQGKAFPAFEIDIYRSLGKVDFPRTADGDLAGTVHPQLQDHDFEPLRPGEPIFKLFSGEDVLYEGNSTVYPVFINEAAYYEKHVAFLKYERIRVSVPALPELTSSSTLAP; encoded by the exons ATGTGCTCCCTTCCTGTGCCCCGGGAGCCCCTGCGCCGAGTGGCTGTGACTGGGGGCACCCACGGAAATGAGATGTGTGGCGTCCACCTGGTCCGGCAGTGGCTGCAGGCCCCAGGGGAGCTGCAGAGACCCAGCTTCTCAGCCATGCCAGTTCTGGCCaacccagcagccacagctgcctgTCGCCGTTACATGGACCGTGATCTCAACCGCATTTTCACCCTTACCTTCCTCAA ttccacagccactcccGATGACTCATATGAGGTGACAAGAGCCCGAGAGTTGAACGAGCTACTGGGTCCCAAGGGCACAGACCAGGCCTTCGACTTTATCCTAGACCTGCACAACACCACAGCCAACACTGGAGTCTGCCTCGTCTCTGAAGCCTCCCACAACCCCTTCAACTTGCACCTGTACCACTACCTACAG CTGCAGAACCCGGGGCTGCCCTGCCACCTCTTGCAATACGATCCACCAGGGATGGAGACCTACAGCTTGGAATCTGTGTCCAAGAATGGAATCT GTCTGGAGATGGGCCCCCAGCCTCAGGGCGTGCTGCGGGCCGACCTGTTCTTACGGATGAGAGCTCTGGTGGCGTCCATTCTGGACTTCATCGAGCTCTACAACCAAG GCAAGGCCTTTCCCGCCTTTGAGATAGACATCTACAGGAGCTTGGGCAAGGTGGACTTCCCCCGCACCGCGGACGGTGACCTGGCTGGCACTGTGCACCCTCAGCTGCAG GACCACGACTTTGAGCCACTGAGGCCTGGTGAACCCATCTTCAAGCTGTTCAGTGGTGAGGACGTACTGTATGAGGGGAACTCCACTGTGTACCCTGTGTTCATTAATGAGGCCGCCTACTACGAGAAGCACGTGGCTTTCCTGAAATATGAGAGGATCCGGGTCTCTGTGCCTGCCCTGCCAGAACTGACCTCCAGCTCCACCCTGGCCCCCTAA
- the LOC131898222 gene encoding double C2-like domain-containing protein gamma codes for MACAGPAGGRQRVSMQEHMAIDVSPGPIQPIHLISDYFPHFYPFLEPVLCAPDPQVAPAIHSAPQLQPNPEPEGDSDDSTALGTLEFTLLFDADNSTLHCTAHRAKGLKPPASGSVDTYVKANLLPGASKASQLRTRTVRGTRGPVWEETLTYHGFTHQDAGRKTLRLCVCEDSRLRRRRRAPPLGELRVPLRKLVPNRARSFDICLEKRRLTKRPKSLDTARGMSLYEEEEMEAEVSGEERGRILLSLCYSSQRGGLLVGVLRCAHLAPMDANGYSDPFVRLFLHPSSGKKSKYKTSVRRKTLNPEFNEEFFYAGHREELAQKTLLVSVWDYDLGTADDFIGGVQLSSRASGERLRHWRECLGRSDRRLELWHLLDSVPPQLGD; via the exons ATGGCGTGTGCAGGGCCAGCCGGTGGGCGGCAGCGGGTGAGCATGCAGGAACACATGGCCATCGACGTGAGCCCCGGGCCCATACAGCCCATCCACCTCATTTCTGACTACTTCCCACACTTCTACCCCTTCCTGGAGCCGGTGCTGTGCGCACCAGACCCGCAGGTGGCCCCGGCCATCCACTCTGCACCCCAGCTGCAGCCCAACCCGGAGCCAGAAGGAGACTCAGATGACAGCA CTGCCCTGGGTACCCTGGAGTTCACGCTTCTCTTTGATGCAGACAACAGCACCCTACACTGCACAGCCCATCGTGCTAAG GGCCTCAAGCCACCAGCCTCGGGCTCTGTGGACACCTATGTCAAAGCCAACTTGCTGCCAGGGGCCAGCAAG GCCAGTCAGCTTCGGACTCGCACTGTTCGAGGCACGAGGGGACCTGTCTGGGAGGAGACACTCACCTATCATGGCTTCACTCACCAGGATGCTGGACGGAAGACCCTGAG GTTATGTGTATGTGAAGATTCACGGCTGCGGCGCCGGCGGCGAGCACCCCCTTTAGGGGAGCTACGCGTGCCCCTGAGGAAGCTGGTGCCAAACCGAGCCAGGAGCTTTGACATCTGCCTGGAGAAGCGGAGGCTG ACCAAGAGGCCCAAGAGCCTGGACACAGCCCGCGGCATGTCTCTGTACGAGGAG gaggaaatggaggcagaggtGTCTGGGGAGGAACGTGGGCGCATCCTACTGTCCTTGTGCTACAGCTCCCAGCGCGGTGGCCTGCTGGTGGGTGTGCTGCGCTGCGCCCACCTGGCCCCCATGGATGCCAATGGCTACTCGGACCCCTTTGTCCGCCT TTTCCTGCATCCAAGTTCTGGGAAGAAATCCAAATATAAGACCAGTGTTCGGAGAAAGACCCTGAACCCCGAGTTCAATGAG GAATTCTTTTACGCAGGTCATCGGGAGGAGTTGGCCCAGAAAACACTGCTGGTCTCCGTGTGGGACTACGACCTGGGCACAGCTGATGACTTCATCG GTGGGGTGCAGCTGAGCAGCAGAGCCAGTGGGGAACGCCTTCGCCACTGGCGCGAGTGCCTGGGCCGCAGTGACCGCCGGCTGGAACTGTGGCACCTGCTGGACAGTGTGCCCCCCCAACTTGGCGACTAG
- the LOC131898261 gene encoding aldehyde dehydrogenase family 3 member B2-like produces MSATDTGSEPSLGVDPSEDTLRRLREAFKAGRTRPAEFRTAQLQRLGQFLQDNKQLLQDALAKDVGKSAFESDMSEIILCQNEVDLALKNLQTWMKDESVSTNLLTKLSSAFIRKEPFGLVLIIAPWNYPLNLMIVPLVGAIAAGNCVVLKPSEISKNTEKVLAELLPQYLDQSCFAVVLGGPEETGQLLKHKFDYIFFTGSPHVGKIVMAAAAKHLTPITLELGGKNPCYVDDDCDPQTVANRVAWFRYFNAGQTCVAPDYILCSQDMQERLVPALQNAITRFYGDNPQTSPNLGRIINQKHFKRLQGLLGCGHVAIGGQSDEGERYIAPTVLVDVQESEPVMQEEIFGPILPVVTVKSLDEAIDFINRREKPLALYAFSNSSQVVNQMLEHTSSGGFGGNDGFLYLTLPALPLGGVGNSGMGRYHGKFSFDTFSHQRACLLRSPGMEKLNDLRYPPYGPWNQQLISWAMGSQSCTLL; encoded by the exons ATGTCTGCTACGGACACAGGCTCGGAGCCCTCGCTGGG GGTGGACCCCTCTGAGGACACACTCCGGAGGCTGCGGGAGGCTTTCAAGGCAGGGCGGACTAGGCCTGCTGAGTTCCGGACAGCACAGCTGCAGAGACTGGGCCAATTCTTGCAGGACAACAAGCAGCTGCTGCAGGATGCACTGGCCAAGGACGTGGGCAAG TCAGCCTTCGAGTCAGACATGAGTGAGATCATCCTGTGCCAGAATGAGGTGGACCTGGCCCTCAAGAACCTGCAGACCTGGATGAAGGATGAGTCTGTGTCCACCAACTTG CTCACGAAACTGAGCTCAGCCTTCATCCGGAAGGAGCCCTTTGGCCTGGTGCTTATTATTGCACCCTGGAATTATCCTTTGAACTTGATGATCGTGCCCCTAGTGGGGGCCATTGCTGCAG GGAACTGCGTGGTACTGAAGCCATCAGAGATAAGCAAGAACACAGAGAAGGTGCTGGCCGAGCTGCTGCCCCAGTATCTGGACCAG AGTTGCTTTGCTGTGGTGCTGGGTGGGCCCGAGGAGACCGGGCAGCTGCTGAAACATAAATTTGACTATATCTTCTTCACAG GAAGCCCTCACGTAGGCAAGATCGTGATGGCCGCTGCTGCCAAACACCTGACGCCCATCACCCTGGAGCTGGGGGGTAAGAACCCCTGCTATGTGGATGACGACTGTGACCCCCAGACCGTAGCCAACCGTGTGGCCTGGTTCCGCTACTTCAATGCTGGCCAGACCTGTGTGGCCCCCGATTACATCCTGTGTAGCCAGGATATGCAGGAGCGGCTGGTGCCGGCCCTGCAGAACGCCATCACACGTTTCTATGGAGACAACCCACAGACCTCCCCTAACCTGGGCAGAATCATCAACCAGAAACATTTCAAGCGTCTCCAGGGATTGCTGGGCTGTGGCCACGTGGCCATTGGTGGCCAGAGCGATGAGGGAGAACGCTACATTG CACCCACGGTGCTGGTAGACGTGCAGGAATCAGAGCCTGTGATGCAGGAGGAGATCTTCGGGCCCATCCTGCCCGTGGTGACCGTGAAAAGCCTGGATGAGGCCATTGACTTCATTAACAGGCGGGAGAAGCCGCTGGCGCTGTATGCCTTCTCCAACAGCAGCCAG GTGGTGAACCAGATGTTGGAACACACCAGCAGTGGTGGCTTTGGAGGCAATGATGGTTTTCTCTACCTGACTCTACCTGCCCTGCCCCTGGGGGGAGTTG GCAACAGTGGAATGGGCAGGTACCACGGCAAGTTCTCCTTCGACACCTTCTCCCACCAGCGTGCCTGTCTGCTGCGCAGCCCGGGGATGGAGAAACTTAATGACCTCCGCTACCCTCCTTACGGTCCCTGGAACCAGCAGCTGATAAGCTGGGCCATGGGCTCCCAGAGCTGCACCCTTCTATGA